A stretch of Verrucomicrobiota bacterium DNA encodes these proteins:
- the typA gene encoding translational GTPase TypA — MDNIRNIAIIAHVDHGKTTLVDQLLKQSGTFRANEAKATEICIMDSMDLEREKGITIKAKNAAFQWHEYHVNIVDTPGHADFGGEVERIMKMVDGVLLVVDAFGGPQAQTKFVLKKALENGLKPIVVINKIDRDNADPHKVLDMVFELFLELGANDTQLDFPVVYASAKQGFAKNEIDQESTTMEPLYEAIIKHIPAPKKSDVDYFQMLVSNLDYSDYLGRIAFGRIISGTVKLGEQIVAIHKNGTKEKKAVTAIFGHKGLQKIELQEASAGDIVGLCGFEEVYIGETITDNETREPLAFVDIDPPTITMKICINDGPLVGKEGKLVTARQIKERLTRETRTNVSIEVKETELAGHFQIKARGEMQIAVIVEQMRREGFELLVSRPEVIYKRGEGGKLLEPIETVYIDVPPDNLGDILQSLAGRKSEIVNMDHKPKSVTVQAEAPTRGLIGFETDLVNLTKGAGIMSHIFKEYAEFKGDIPTRNNGVLISMEAGVAMAYSMEKIQERGRLFVSPQDDVYVGMIVGENSRADDMPVNVCKAKTLNNMRSSGDGKGVSLSPPLKMSLERSLEYIAPDEYVEVTPLSIRLRKKLLDATARKRASSTPVIADE, encoded by the coding sequence ATGGATAATATTCGCAACATCGCCATCATCGCCCACGTCGACCACGGGAAGACCACACTCGTCGATCAGCTTCTCAAGCAGTCGGGCACTTTCCGCGCCAACGAGGCCAAGGCCACCGAGATCTGCATTATGGATTCCATGGATCTGGAGCGTGAGAAGGGCATCACCATCAAGGCTAAGAACGCCGCCTTCCAGTGGCATGAATACCATGTCAATATCGTCGACACCCCTGGCCACGCCGACTTCGGCGGCGAGGTGGAGCGCATCATGAAGATGGTGGACGGAGTGCTTCTTGTCGTGGACGCCTTTGGTGGTCCCCAGGCCCAAACCAAGTTCGTGCTCAAGAAGGCTCTGGAGAACGGCCTCAAGCCGATCGTTGTCATCAACAAGATCGACCGCGACAATGCCGACCCGCACAAGGTTCTGGACATGGTCTTCGAGCTCTTCCTCGAACTCGGTGCCAACGACACGCAACTCGACTTCCCCGTCGTTTACGCCAGCGCCAAGCAAGGATTTGCCAAGAACGAGATCGATCAGGAGAGCACCACGATGGAGCCTCTCTACGAGGCCATCATCAAGCACATCCCGGCTCCGAAGAAGTCGGATGTCGACTACTTCCAGATGCTTGTTTCCAACCTCGATTACAGCGACTACCTCGGTCGTATCGCCTTCGGCCGCATCATCAGCGGCACGGTCAAGCTGGGCGAGCAGATCGTTGCCATCCACAAGAACGGTACGAAAGAAAAGAAGGCCGTGACGGCGATCTTCGGCCACAAGGGACTTCAGAAGATCGAGCTTCAGGAAGCCAGTGCCGGCGACATCGTCGGTCTCTGCGGTTTCGAAGAGGTCTACATCGGTGAGACCATCACTGATAACGAAACTCGTGAGCCTCTCGCTTTCGTCGATATCGATCCCCCGACCATCACGATGAAGATCTGTATCAACGACGGACCGCTCGTCGGCAAGGAGGGCAAGCTTGTCACCGCACGCCAGATCAAGGAACGCCTCACCCGTGAAACCCGTACCAACGTCTCCATCGAGGTGAAGGAGACGGAGCTTGCCGGTCACTTCCAGATCAAGGCGCGCGGAGAGATGCAGATCGCCGTTATTGTGGAGCAGATGCGCCGCGAGGGCTTCGAGCTTCTCGTTTCGCGTCCCGAGGTCATCTACAAGCGGGGTGAGGGTGGAAAGCTTCTGGAGCCTATCGAGACCGTCTACATCGATGTCCCGCCTGATAATCTGGGCGACATCCTTCAGAGTCTCGCCGGTCGGAAGTCCGAGATCGTGAACATGGATCACAAGCCCAAGAGCGTCACCGTCCAGGCTGAGGCTCCGACCCGCGGACTCATCGGATTCGAAACCGATCTGGTCAACCTGACCAAGGGAGCCGGCATCATGTCGCATATCTTCAAGGAGTATGCCGAATTCAAGGGCGACATCCCCACCCGCAACAATGGAGTTCTGATCTCCATGGAAGCCGGCGTTGCCATGGCCTACTCCATGGAGAAGATCCAGGAGCGAGGCCGTCTCTTCGTCTCTCCTCAGGATGACGTTTATGTCGGAATGATCGTTGGTGAGAATTCACGCGCCGACGATATGCCGGTCAATGTCTGCAAGGCCAAAACCTTGAACAACATGCGTAGCTCGGGAGACGGCAAGGGAGTCTCCCTCTCCCCGCCGCTCAAGATGAGCCTCGAGCGTTCGCTCGAGTACATCGCCCCCGACGAGTATGTCGAGGTGACTCCGCTCAGCATCCGTCTGCGCAAGAAGCTGCTCGACGCCACGGCCCGCAAGCGCGCCAGCTCGACGCCAGTTATTGCTGACGAGTAA
- a CDS encoding YebC/PmpR family DNA-binding transcriptional regulator — MGRQWLLAKREVTSLKKSKSTGKFVREITIAAKQGGADPATNSRLFAALEKARAESVSKDVIDRAINKGAGIGEDKIVIDHIAFEGYTPHKVPVIVEVYTDNTNRTTPEIRVLFRDAQLGAPGSNKFLFDHVGLVEAYTDNVSVDPEEAAIEAGANEVESLNHEQNDDIPAEKKGARFITDRTATAAVTNWLKENGWKIVTSEIGYVAKTFPTLTDEQRAEVGEFLQSLEEHDDVHRVWTAIK, encoded by the coding sequence ATGGGTCGCCAATGGCTCCTCGCAAAACGCGAGGTCACATCCCTCAAGAAGTCGAAGTCGACGGGGAAGTTCGTCCGGGAAATCACCATCGCTGCCAAACAGGGTGGTGCCGATCCCGCAACGAACTCCCGACTCTTCGCCGCGTTGGAAAAGGCCCGTGCCGAGAGCGTCTCCAAGGATGTCATTGACCGGGCCATTAACAAGGGGGCAGGGATTGGTGAGGACAAGATCGTCATCGATCATATCGCCTTCGAGGGATATACCCCGCACAAGGTGCCAGTGATCGTCGAGGTCTACACCGATAATACAAACCGCACGACCCCCGAGATCCGGGTACTCTTCCGCGACGCGCAACTCGGCGCTCCGGGAAGTAACAAGTTCCTCTTCGACCATGTCGGTCTTGTGGAAGCCTACACAGATAATGTTTCTGTTGATCCCGAAGAGGCGGCTATTGAGGCTGGTGCTAATGAGGTGGAGTCTCTGAACCATGAGCAGAACGACGACATCCCTGCCGAAAAGAAAGGAGCTCGCTTCATTACCGACCGCACTGCCACCGCGGCCGTCACCAACTGGCTCAAGGAGAACGGCTGGAAAATTGTCACCAGTGAGATCGGTTATGTGGCGAAAACCTTCCCCACGCTAACCGACGAACAGCGTGCCGAGGTTGGGGAATTTCTCCAGTCACTCGAAGAGCACGATGATGTGCATCGGGTCTGGACAGCCATCAAGTAG